A genomic segment from Roseibium algicola encodes:
- the hisI gene encoding phosphoribosyl-AMP cyclohydrolase, whose amino-acid sequence MCNTHLTERGDKETVENGDLMMPKFDRDGLIVAVVTDVASGEVLMVGYMNAEALKRTIETGEAWYWSRSRQSFWKKGETSGQIQTVHEILTDCDQDALVLKVSVAGNGATCHVGYRSCFYRKTIKGDDGSVRLERVETERVYDPDEVYGKG is encoded by the coding sequence ATGTGCAATACCCACCTGACTGAGCGCGGCGACAAGGAAACGGTCGAAAACGGCGATCTGATGATGCCTAAGTTCGACCGGGACGGCCTGATTGTGGCTGTCGTCACCGATGTGGCGTCAGGCGAAGTGCTCATGGTTGGCTACATGAACGCCGAGGCCCTGAAGCGGACGATCGAGACCGGCGAGGCCTGGTACTGGAGCCGTTCTCGCCAGAGCTTCTGGAAGAAGGGCGAAACCTCCGGCCAGATCCAGACCGTACATGAAATCCTGACCGATTGCGACCAGGACGCCCTGGTCCTGAAGGTTTCGGTTGCCGGCAATGGCGCAACCTGCCATGTGGGATATCGCTCTTGTTTTTATCGTAAAACCATCAAAGGTGACGATGGGTCTGTGCGTCTGGAGCGCGTGGAAACCGAGAGGGTCTATGATCCCGACGAAGTTTACGGCAAGGGTTGA
- a CDS encoding DMT family transporter codes for MDKTLRGATEMTAAMTILGTIGLFVVLSGQGAIDVVFWRCAFGALALLVICSAQGLLRRHLTWKKLAVAAIGGFAIVVNWAMLFTAYSEASIGVATAVYNTQPFILVGFGILFLGERITVNKLGWLVIAFAGVLLIVQAKPGAVEYAGSNYALGIALSLGAAFFWAVAALLTKKLTGTPPQLIALVQVCVGILMLAPFVSWNALPEGTMAWGSLVTLGAVHTGVMYILMYGAVQKLPTYLQGAFSFIYPVVAILVDYLAFGHQLKPLQLVGAAAIIIAAMGMTFGWRLLRRKATASQS; via the coding sequence ATGGACAAGACATTGCGCGGCGCCACCGAAATGACTGCCGCCATGACCATTCTGGGAACGATAGGACTTTTCGTGGTCCTTTCCGGCCAGGGCGCCATCGACGTTGTGTTCTGGCGCTGCGCCTTCGGTGCGTTGGCGCTGCTTGTCATCTGTTCTGCCCAGGGCCTACTCCGCCGGCACCTGACCTGGAAAAAACTGGCCGTTGCCGCCATAGGGGGCTTTGCCATCGTCGTGAACTGGGCAATGCTCTTCACTGCCTATTCCGAGGCATCCATCGGCGTGGCAACCGCTGTCTACAATACCCAGCCGTTCATCCTGGTCGGCTTCGGCATTCTGTTTCTGGGAGAACGGATCACCGTTAACAAGCTCGGCTGGCTGGTCATTGCCTTTGCCGGTGTCCTGCTGATCGTCCAGGCAAAACCCGGCGCTGTCGAATATGCCGGTTCAAATTATGCACTCGGCATAGCACTCTCGCTCGGTGCTGCCTTTTTCTGGGCTGTCGCAGCCCTGCTGACCAAGAAGCTGACGGGAACGCCTCCACAGCTGATCGCGCTGGTACAGGTCTGTGTCGGCATCCTGATGCTTGCCCCCTTCGTCAGCTGGAACGCTTTGCCGGAAGGTACAATGGCCTGGGGCTCGCTTGTCACGCTTGGCGCCGTTCACACGGGGGTGATGTATATCCTCATGTATGGCGCCGTGCAGAAGCTGCCGACCTATCTGCAAGGTGCCTTTTCCTTCATTTATCCGGTGGTGGCGATCCTTGTCGATTATCTTGCCTTCGGCCATCAGCTGAAACCGCTGCAGCTTGTCGGAGCGGCTGCGATCATCATTGCCGCGATGGGCATGACCTTCGGCTGGCGGCTGCTTCGGCGCAAGGCTACCGCCTCTCAATCATAG
- a CDS encoding B12-binding domain-containing radical SAM protein has translation MSGRDFHFVMIKPTHYDDDGYPIQWLRSAIPSNTLASLNGLAEAARNRQVLGKDVRIHLHTFDETNKRVRPEKIARDIRKAGGKALIALVGVQSNQFPRATDLARRFLGLGLPVAIGGFHVSGCISMLDEMPEEMVRLQKEGVVYFAGEAEDGRLDAVFRDAFSDDLKPLYNFMADLPSLEGEPTPILPTQHIRFTAGSHSSFDLGRGCPFQCSFCTIINVQGRKSRFRSADDLEQIIRDNVAQGIDRFFITDDNFARNREWEPLFDRLIQLREQESFDIKFIIQVDTLCHRIDGFIEKATRAGVNRVFIGLENINPDNLMAAKKRQNKITEYREMLQKWRAHGATTYAGYIIGFPGDTKESVLHDVEIIKKELPLDLLEFFYLTPLPGSEDHKVLLSKGIWMDPDLNKYDLNHRVSHHPKMSDEDWEEAYRQAWASYYSDGHIETVLRRAAAHRKGRPGNKLFLMMWFKLMVECEGVHPLEGGYFRLKCRTDRRGGLPLENPLVFYPRYLAEIVAKHWVYLSAVWRVYRIYRRVKASPDRRTYSDLAIAPMNRSEEEDLAMIRETRGGAEAVAKQLRDAALSKAGKDRAKAASAL, from the coding sequence ATGAGCGGACGCGACTTCCATTTCGTGATGATCAAGCCGACCCATTACGACGACGACGGTTATCCGATCCAGTGGCTTCGCTCCGCAATTCCTTCCAACACGCTCGCCAGCCTGAACGGGCTCGCAGAAGCGGCCCGCAACCGTCAGGTTCTTGGGAAGGATGTCCGCATCCATCTTCATACCTTTGATGAAACCAACAAGCGGGTTCGTCCGGAAAAGATTGCCCGGGATATCCGAAAAGCAGGCGGAAAGGCCTTGATCGCGCTGGTCGGGGTTCAGTCAAACCAGTTTCCCCGGGCGACCGACCTTGCCCGCAGATTTCTCGGTCTTGGTCTGCCGGTTGCCATCGGCGGATTTCATGTCTCCGGCTGCATATCCATGCTGGATGAAATGCCGGAAGAGATGGTTCGGTTGCAAAAGGAAGGTGTCGTCTATTTTGCCGGCGAGGCCGAGGACGGGCGGTTGGACGCTGTCTTCCGCGATGCCTTTTCTGACGATCTGAAGCCGCTTTACAATTTCATGGCGGACTTGCCGTCGCTGGAGGGGGAGCCGACCCCGATCCTGCCCACCCAGCACATTCGCTTCACGGCCGGATCGCATTCCAGCTTCGATCTTGGCCGCGGTTGCCCTTTCCAGTGTTCCTTCTGCACCATCATCAACGTGCAAGGTCGCAAGAGCCGGTTTCGTTCCGCCGACGATCTGGAGCAGATCATTCGCGATAACGTTGCACAGGGGATCGACCGTTTTTTCATCACCGACGACAATTTCGCCCGCAACAGGGAATGGGAGCCGCTGTTCGACCGGCTGATTCAGCTTAGGGAGCAGGAGAGTTTCGACATCAAGTTCATCATCCAGGTGGACACGCTCTGTCACCGGATTGACGGTTTCATCGAGAAAGCGACGCGGGCAGGGGTCAACCGGGTCTTTATCGGGCTGGAAAACATCAATCCGGACAATCTCATGGCCGCAAAGAAGCGGCAGAACAAGATCACCGAATACCGGGAGATGCTGCAGAAATGGCGGGCCCACGGGGCAACAACCTATGCCGGTTACATCATCGGTTTTCCGGGTGATACCAAGGAGTCGGTCCTGCATGATGTCGAGATCATCAAAAAGGAACTTCCGCTCGATCTGCTCGAGTTCTTTTATCTGACGCCGCTTCCGGGATCCGAAGATCACAAGGTGCTTTTAAGCAAAGGCATCTGGATGGATCCAGACCTCAACAAGTACGATCTCAATCACCGGGTGAGCCATCACCCGAAAATGAGCGATGAGGATTGGGAGGAGGCCTACCGGCAAGCCTGGGCAAGCTATTATTCGGATGGCCACATCGAAACGGTGTTGCGCAGAGCCGCGGCGCATCGCAAGGGGCGTCCGGGCAACAAATTGTTCCTGATGATGTGGTTCAAGCTGATGGTCGAATGCGAAGGCGTTCATCCGCTTGAGGGCGGTTATTTCCGCCTGAAATGCCGCACAGACCGACGCGGCGGGCTGCCGCTTGAAAATCCGCTGGTGTTCTATCCGCGGTATCTTGCCGAAATCGTCGCCAAACATTGGGTCTATCTATCTGCCGTCTGGCGGGTTTACCGGATCTACCGGAGGGTCAAGGCATCGCCTGACAGGCGGACGTATTCCGATCTTGCCATTGCCCCGATGAACCGGAGCGAAGAAGAGGATCTGGCGATGATCCGGGAAACACGCGGCGGCGCGGAAGCGGTTGCCAAACAGCTTCGCGATGCCGCGCTTTCGAAGGCCGGAAAAGACCGGGCGAAGGCAGCTTCGGCCCTATGA
- a CDS encoding iron-sulfur cluster assembly scaffold protein, whose translation MLDDIYNAKILEFAGNIPRIGRLEHPDASAKAHSKLCGSTVIVDLSMKDGVVTDFAHDVKACALGQASSSIMARNIIGARADELREVQQTMRAMLKEGGEAPTGRFEDLKFLEPVREYKARHASTLLTFDAVVDALDQIEAKAKEDSAVA comes from the coding sequence ATGCTCGACGACATTTATAACGCGAAGATCCTTGAATTCGCCGGAAATATCCCGCGGATCGGCCGTCTCGAGCATCCGGACGCAAGCGCAAAAGCTCATTCCAAATTGTGTGGCTCCACCGTCATTGTCGACCTTTCCATGAAGGACGGCGTCGTCACGGATTTTGCTCACGACGTCAAAGCCTGCGCGCTTGGCCAGGCGTCTTCGTCAATCATGGCTCGAAATATCATCGGCGCGCGCGCAGATGAGTTGCGCGAAGTGCAACAGACCATGCGCGCCATGTTGAAGGAAGGCGGCGAGGCCCCCACAGGCCGCTTCGAAGACCTGAAGTTTCTGGAACCGGTCCGCGAATACAAGGCGCGCCATGCCTCGACGCTATTGACCTTTGATGCCGTTGTCGACGCGCTCGACCAGATCGAGGCAAAAGCCAAGGAAGACAGCGCGGTCGCGTGA
- the yidD gene encoding membrane protein insertion efficiency factor YidD: MGRTCRYAPTCSDYTEQSIRRFGFWAGGWVGLSRVLRCNPWGSSGFDPIPDTLPPDAHWFLPWRYGHWTGKHIPPEHRLD, encoded by the coding sequence ATGGGGCGCACCTGCCGCTACGCGCCGACTTGCTCCGATTACACCGAGCAATCCATTCGCCGCTTCGGCTTTTGGGCCGGGGGGTGGGTTGGCTTGTCCCGGGTTCTTCGGTGTAATCCCTGGGGCTCCTCCGGTTTTGACCCGATTCCAGACACCTTGCCGCCAGATGCGCACTGGTTTTTGCCCTGGCGTTACGGTCATTGGACCGGCAAGCACATACCGCCGGAACATCGTCTGGACTAA
- a CDS encoding GNAT family N-acetyltransferase/peptidase C39 family protein, producing the protein MLDGDRVRRTGLWVFQGTMDKASPQAETGDILIRTAEPGDLAELFRIENAAFAGDRISRRSFRRFLESPRARLLVATGPDGLVGYALLLLRQATALARLYSLAVDPACRGQGLGAKLLEASEVAAFDSDRIVLRLEVRADNEAAIALYQRSGYRMLGRVEAYYEDGCAALRMEKLLHGPVLGTGNAPYYSQTTEFTCGPACALMAARHFDRSVPAEPLTELTLWREATTIYLASGHGGCGPFGLANALARRGLSVEVRLFPDELLFLNSVRNPEKRKVLTLVQEGYRSEAAQLGVARSETPLEATALATEISAGTLAIVLISGYRMFGQKVPHWVLVHDADDRHLIIHDPWLERERHESPADAANLPIPFAEFDRMARWGRSAVRAQILIRKDA; encoded by the coding sequence ATGTTGGATGGAGACCGGGTGCGGCGCACCGGCCTTTGGGTCTTTCAAGGCACCATGGACAAGGCTTCGCCCCAGGCCGAAACCGGGGATATTCTCATTCGCACTGCCGAGCCCGGCGATCTCGCCGAACTGTTTCGCATTGAAAACGCCGCCTTCGCCGGAGATCGCATTTCCCGGCGAAGCTTCAGGCGATTTCTGGAGAGCCCTCGCGCACGCCTTTTGGTCGCAACCGGTCCAGACGGGTTGGTTGGGTACGCGCTGCTGCTCTTGCGCCAGGCAACCGCGCTGGCGCGGCTCTATTCGCTTGCTGTGGATCCGGCCTGCCGGGGGCAGGGGCTTGGCGCAAAGCTGCTGGAAGCGTCCGAAGTTGCCGCTTTCGACAGCGATCGCATTGTGCTGCGGCTTGAAGTGCGTGCGGACAATGAGGCGGCCATCGCACTCTATCAGCGCAGCGGCTACCGGATGCTGGGCAGGGTAGAGGCCTATTACGAGGATGGCTGCGCAGCGTTGCGCATGGAAAAGCTGCTCCATGGTCCGGTGCTGGGCACCGGCAACGCGCCTTATTACTCGCAGACAACCGAATTCACCTGCGGCCCGGCCTGTGCACTGATGGCGGCCCGGCATTTCGACCGGTCGGTTCCGGCAGAACCCTTGACGGAACTCACCCTCTGGCGGGAGGCAACGACAATTTATCTCGCCTCCGGTCATGGCGGCTGCGGTCCCTTCGGCCTGGCCAATGCGCTTGCACGGCGCGGGCTTTCGGTCGAGGTCAGGCTGTTTCCCGACGAACTCCTGTTTCTCAATTCGGTTCGGAACCCGGAAAAGCGCAAGGTTCTGACCCTGGTACAGGAAGGCTACCGATCGGAAGCCGCGCAGCTTGGTGTTGCCCGTTCGGAAACCCCCTTGGAGGCAACAGCACTGGCGACCGAGATATCAGCCGGTACGCTCGCGATCGTGCTCATTTCCGGCTACCGCATGTTCGGCCAGAAAGTGCCACATTGGGTGCTTGTGCATGATGCGGACGATCGCCACCTCATCATTCATGACCCGTGGCTTGAGCGCGAGCGCCATGAAAGTCCGGCAGATGCTGCCAATCTTCCCATTCCCTTTGCCGAATTCGACCGCATGGCCCGCTGGGGCCGCAGCGCGGTACGTGCCCAAATCCTGATACGAAAGGACGCCTGA
- a CDS encoding Lrp/AsnC family transcriptional regulator, whose product MDETDIKIVEALIDDARMSLKDLAAHVGLSSPGVSERIRRLQERGVIRGFTVDIDPKVLGYSLQAIVRIRPLPGKLHIVQQLIQEIPEFCECDKVTGEDCFVARLAIPSIDQLDGILDRISDKAETSTSIVKSQPIRRRPPPLAVAEKAS is encoded by the coding sequence ATGGATGAGACGGATATCAAGATCGTTGAAGCCTTGATTGACGACGCGCGCATGTCGTTGAAAGACTTGGCCGCTCACGTGGGATTGTCGTCGCCCGGTGTTTCGGAGCGGATCCGCCGTCTGCAGGAACGCGGCGTCATTCGCGGCTTTACCGTGGATATTGATCCGAAGGTGCTTGGATACAGTCTGCAGGCGATCGTGCGCATTCGACCGCTGCCTGGAAAGCTGCATATCGTGCAGCAACTCATTCAGGAAATTCCCGAGTTTTGCGAGTGCGACAAGGTCACGGGAGAAGACTGTTTCGTCGCCCGACTTGCCATTCCTTCCATCGATCAGCTCGACGGAATTCTGGACCGGATATCGGACAAGGCGGAAACCAGCACCTCGATTGTCAAATCCCAGCCGATCCGCCGCCGTCCGCCGCCCTTGGCTGTGGCTGAGAAGGCCTCTTGA
- the napE gene encoding periplasmic nitrate reductase, NapE protein: MADNTVPSKRDERIAFILLAVLLAPALSVAIVGGYGFIIWMSQLVLGPPTG, from the coding sequence ATGGCGGACAACACTGTTCCAAGCAAACGGGACGAACGGATTGCGTTCATCCTGTTGGCCGTTTTGCTTGCCCCGGCGCTTTCCGTCGCAATTGTTGGCGGCTACGGCTTTATCATCTGGATGTCACAGCTGGTCCTTGGGCCGCCGACGGGCTGA
- the folE gene encoding GTP cyclohydrolase I FolE has product MDAVLKPVEKTFERKSPDQLHRPSREEAEAAVRTLLAWTGDDPDREGLVETPKRVVKALSQLYSGYFEDPAEHLARTFEDVGGYKDIVLVRGIPFHSHCEHHMLPFIGEAHIAYYPAEGVVGLSKLARVVDIYAKRLQTQENLTAQIASVIDDALAPRGLAVMLEAEHQCMTMRGVQKPGVSTITTQFTGVFQDDPAEQAKFMSLVRGKGL; this is encoded by the coding sequence ATGGACGCTGTCCTCAAGCCGGTAGAAAAAACCTTCGAAAGAAAGTCGCCGGATCAGTTGCATCGGCCAAGCCGTGAAGAAGCGGAAGCTGCAGTGCGCACGCTTCTGGCCTGGACCGGCGACGACCCGGACCGCGAAGGTCTGGTGGAAACACCGAAGCGCGTGGTCAAGGCACTGAGCCAGCTTTACAGTGGCTACTTCGAAGATCCGGCAGAGCATCTTGCAAGGACGTTCGAAGATGTTGGCGGCTACAAGGATATCGTCCTTGTGCGCGGCATCCCGTTCCATTCCCATTGCGAACACCACATGCTGCCTTTCATCGGCGAAGCTCATATCGCCTATTACCCGGCAGAAGGCGTCGTTGGTCTTTCCAAACTGGCACGCGTTGTCGACATCTACGCCAAGCGTCTGCAAACGCAGGAAAACTTGACTGCGCAGATCGCATCGGTCATTGACGACGCTCTGGCCCCGCGTGGCCTGGCCGTGATGCTGGAAGCCGAACACCAGTGCATGACCATGCGCGGTGTCCAGAAACCCGGTGTTTCCACGATCACCACCCAGTTTACCGGCGTATTCCAGGACGATCCCGCCGAACAGGCGAAATTCATGTCTCTGGTACGCGGCAAGGGTCTTTGA